A stretch of the Nicotiana tabacum cultivar K326 chromosome 6, ASM71507v2, whole genome shotgun sequence genome encodes the following:
- the LOC107795932 gene encoding putative folate-biopterin transporter 7, producing the protein MVSSESIRERGRRKRDKGGDNDSSSGGNESEGMRKLLLGLGFWVQGFRCFPWMAVNFFLKDGLKVDPSTLQILQSSANLPMVAKPFYGILSDSFYIFGQHRVPYIAIGAFLQAVSWTAIFLSPSNISFFTITLYLLLGNLGASIVEVANDAIVAELGKPPSSSSKNKQHSSSGQLQSFVWIASSVGGVLGNLAGGIAIDRVSAQVMFLMFGILLTIQFLVTIFIHESSLDLPKSPSNLGIKKQLSELLDALRKPEICYSILWFAASYAVVPALTGTMFYYQTQHLGIESSVLGISKVFGQAAMLLWGIIYNKNLKSTSPRKLISAIQATMAVLMFSDFLFVKGVYRMFGIPDSLYVVLFSGFLEVLYFFKILPFTVVMAQLCPPGYEGSVMAFLMSAIALAVIISGYFGVALSSFVQVTGNDFSGLRHALLIQSVCTLLPLYWSSCIPDGVKPKTKSKEG; encoded by the exons ATGGTATCATCTGAGAGTATCAGAGAAAGAGGGAGAAGAAAAAGAGACAAAGGTGGTGATAATGATAGTAGTAGTGGTGGCAATGAGAGTGAAGGGATGAGGAAATTGTTGTTagggttaggattttgggtgCAAGGATTCAGGTGTTTCCCTTGGATGGCTGTTAATTTCTTCCTCAAAGATGGCCTTAAGGTGGACCCCTCCACACTTCAGATTCTTCAGAGTTCTGCTAATCTTCCTATGGTTGCTAAGCCTTTTTATGGAATTCTATCTGATTCTTTTTACATTTTTGGCCAGCATCGTGTTCCTTATATTGCTATTGGAG CTTTTCTGCAGGCAGTGTCATGGACTGCTATATTCCTCTCCccttcaaatatttcattttttacaaTCACTCTGTATCTCCTGCTTGGAAACTTGGGTGCTTCAATAGTTGAGGTTGCCAACGATGCCATTGTTGCGGAGTTAGGAAAACCACCTAGTTCTTCATCCAAAAATAAGCAACATTCTTCATCAGGTCAGCTCCAGTCATTTGTTTGGATCGCCTCTTCTGTCGGTGGAGTACTTGGTAACCTTGCAGGCGGTATTGCCATTGATCGTGTTTCTGCTCAAGTGATGTTCCTTATGTTTGGCATTCTCTTAACTATTCAATTTCTGGTTACGATTTTTATTCATGAAAGTTCCTTGGACCTTCCCAAGAGTCCATCTAATCTTGGAATCAAAAAGCAACTCTCAGAGCTTCTAGATGCATTGCGGAAGCCAGAGATTTGTTATTCAATTTTGTGGTTCGCAGCTTCTTATGCAGTAGTTCCAGCTTTAACAGGAACAATGTTCTATTACCAGACACAACATTTAGGTATTGAATCATCAGTATTGGGTATATCTAAGGTATTCGGGCAGGCAGCAATGCTGTTGTGGGGTATAATCTATAACAAGAACCTAAAATCAACGTCTCCTAGGAAGCTAATCTCAGCAATTCAGGCTACTATGGCTGTTCTGATGTTTTCGGATTTCTTGTTCGTAAAGGGGGTATACAGGATGTTTGGTATTCCCGACTCATTGTATGTGGTGCTTTTTTCTGGCTTTCTGGAGGTtctctacttcttcaagattTTACCCTTCACTGTTGTTATGGCACAGCTCTGTCCTCCGGGGTATGAAGGATCTGTCATGGCATTTCTCATGTCTGCCATAGCACTGGCTGTTATTATAAGTGGCTATTTTGGTGTTGCACTGTCATCATTTGTCCAAGTGACAGGGAATGACTTCTCGGGCTTACGACATGCCCTGTTAATACAGTCAGTATGCACACTTTTGCCGCTTTATTGGTCATCATGCATACCTGATGGCGTCAAACCGAAAACCAAATCAAAGGAAGGTTGA